GGTGATGGCAATTTGAATGCAGTTTACTTCTTTCTCTTCCATCTCCAGCTGGGGAACTTCCCCAGCAGGACAACTGCAGTGCCAGAACTGATCAGTGTGACTGAAGAATGAGGGACTAACTCGATCCAAGGTCACACCGAGGCTGTGTTTGGACAGATGAAGCCTGTCACATCTGCCTGCTCGTTTTACCAGGACGACAGGCTATGACTCACCAGCAAACAAAAGCTCACAGGGTCCTCTAACTGCAAGAATTTGCCCTTAAAATGCAGGTAACCAGGCAAAAATACATAAAGATTAAATAAAGCACAATTGCTTGACAGAGTCATTTACTACACGGATCAAACCCTGGGTCTCCAGGCAGAGGACTTGACCTCGACCTCGTTTGTGTCTCTCCCCTTGCCCAGCAAGGAGCAacccctgagctctgctcccGGCTGGCACCCACCTCGGGCAGCCGGTAAAGCTTCGTGGTACGTTGCATAGTCATGTTCCTGCTCAGGTGGGAAAATTTGACCTCGATGAGTTTCCGAGGATTCAGGGAGCGGTGCCAATACCTGTGGAGACACACTGGCAGTGGGAGACTCGTTCTGGGGCAGCGGGGTGGCTGCAGGGGCAAGTGAGAACATCAGgccagcagctccccacagAGAGAAACACGGTTCTGAAGTGCTTGTGCTGCCAAAGCCTCCTCTCCTGTGTTACATGAGCAGCTCTAGCAAAGCCACTGCACTTAATCCTGGAAGGACAGCGTGGGAGGAGAAACCTGGACTGGGATCACTCTCCCCTGTCCCACGGAATCCCACACTGGCCACGCTACTGGCCACAGAGGGGACCACGGGAAGGGAAGGTCTGCAGACAGAAATCTTGGGAGAGCCACAGACACTCACCTGCAAGTCCCCACAGGCTTTGGCAGCACCACTCCCGCAGTGTAAACAGCCTGGAAGATTCCCTCTAGATGCACCCTCCGCGTGATCTCACGGATCAGAACCGGAGCCACCCGTTTGGAGCGCAGCTTTTTGTGGACACACAGGAAGTTTATCTCCACCATCTTCTTCTCTCTTGGGGAAGAAACAATGCAGAGCATGAGGCTTGACTGTCCTGACCTGGGAGGATCAGACCAACGCCCTGGGCAATCTACCTCCAAGCCCCTTCAAGGGAATGAGGAGTCAACGCCtcagggaaggggcaggggcTGGTTTTGGAGAACCCTCCCTTAAGCTGTTACCCAGGGATTCCCAAGGAAAATGGTCCGAATCTGTGtcaggggagggtcaggttGCATATTAGGGAAAGGTTCTTgccccagagggtggctgggtactgcccagggaatggtcccagCCCTaatgctgccagagctccaggagagtttggacaatgctctcaggcacatggctgctctgtgcagggctAGGAtctggactggatgatccttggaGAGAGATCCCCTctagctcaggatattctatgattctacatcTCCATCTAGCCCTGGATGATTTCTGTAAGCCCGTAACTTTTTAAGTTAACCCACTTTGTTGAGGAAAACAGCCTTCAAAGTGATCACTacaagatgtccctgcccagaaCCTCCCTGCCAACCCTTAAATATCCCCCACCCTCCCCGCCAAGCAGCAAAACATCTCCAAAGCTGAAAGGTGCAGGTCTGGCTGAGTGCTGGGGAAGACAATGGAGCCAGACTCCCTGAGCACTCTCAAAGCCCCAGGTGTCACCAAGGGGCAGGATGAGAAATGCAGCAGCACTCACGTGTCATAGATGTGGATGGTGGCTGGAATTGCACTGATAAATCCCACCAGCTTCTTGCTGGAGACCACTCGGACCCCAcagtgccactggggcagccagcctggaggacgcagtgccctggggaggggacacaccTCAGCAGTCACCTCCCACCCAAGGTCCCTGGTGtacctgctcctgcctcccaccCTGTCCTGGGACACCCTGAGTCCTGCTGGCCAGCAAGAGGATGAGAGTGACAGTGATGTGACAGGGACTGTTGGGATCCAGGGCAATTCCTGCACCCCACGGCCAGTCCTGACTAGGAGGAAATCTCTGTTCCTCAATTCAGGAACACCCTGAggaaacagcagctctgctgcaacAGGACTCCAAGAGTCATTGCTGGCAGCTGCCTtcatcccacagctccagggcaCTGAGGAGTCCCTCAGCTACTGAGATTTTCACAAACACTTGACGGATCAAACCAAAGAGGAGAAAAGTCCACTTTTAAGCTCCCCTATCTCAAAGGAGCcagaggcaggcagggctgggtgacAGCCCTTCTCACCGTGTCCCTGGGACACCGTACACAGTGACAGATGGGGAAGGGACaatccaggaagaagagagatgGGATAagcaaaagcagctgcagccctgtcACCGGGATCAGGCTTGTCAGCCTCCCACACCCCCTGCTCTGCACTCCTGGTGCCACTCACCACAGCAGGAACTCGGGCGAGTAATCGAACCGGAACATGTTGTCATCGTCCTCCACGTAGTTCTCGTTGAGCAGCGTGTAGagctccttcagctgcagcagcacagagcatgTAGGTTAAGGAGGTTACTCAGCCATCCACTGCCCCCAGTCAGGACCCTGAGCACTCAATGTGTGGCCACAGCACTGGGGCACCATGTGCAGCCAcccccctgctcctggcacatgCCCCTGCTCCGGGGTCCTGACCAGTGCCACACAgagcagggggagcagcaggacacagggaagCCCTGTGCCATCTCCCAGGGAGGTGGGTCATGCTCTAAAGGAGGTTCCCACAGGAGAACTCCAGGCTTCAGGCATCCTAACATGCCCTTGAAAAAAACCAGGCCAAGCTGCCCGATGTGGGATGGATCAAAGGAACAGCAGTGGGGGGAGTCAGGCCCATCCAAGGCCAAGGTGTGACAGAGCCACAGTCACCTGCTGTGGTGAGGGACACGTTTTCATCCCCAAAAGCACCTCCAACAGCCCAAGCATTGAACTGCCAACAAGACACTCCAACACGAGTGTGCTGAGCTGCCTGTACTCACCACACCTCTATCCCCCAGGTCCAGGGCGTCCCAGGTGAAGCCCTGGGGCAGGGTGTAGGGCTCCTGGCGGATATTGTCCTTGTCCGGCTCCACCGGACCGTGGGTGTTCACCACTTCTCCTGTAAGACAGAGCAGGGAGCATGAAGAAGTTCTCTGCTGTGTGAGGCCAAGCCTCCACACCACCTCAATCTGGTGTCCAACGTGCCTCACGTCTCCCACTCCTGCAGTGGCAGACAGGGATTGTCACTTCACCCACTCAGTTTGGGATGTGACAATGGGCAAGGAATCAAAACTTCCAGGGCAAGGGTGGAGCCCATCGGGTGACCAAACTCAGCCACAGCTGCATCCTCCAGCTCCACACGTGATGCCTGATCCTTCcccatccccaaaatcccagcctgggccagcACTTTCCCGTGAGCCCCTCCATGGGACAGTGatctcctgccagctctggccACTGCCACTTGGCAAGAGTCAGGGTTTCCTGCCCACTGTGCCTAAAGAAGAGCTGCAGTGAACAACACAACTTTTGTTGCAAAACCACTGACTCCTAAAGGCCCTGATTCAGCCAGGGGGTGTCggctccagctctggctgtctCGGGGATGTCAGTCCAGCAGCATCACTTCAGTGCTGCCAAGAAAAGCGAGTTGTGCTAATTAGGAATTCCCTTAAAAAGGCATTGAAAAGGTTTCCAAGCAATGGGGAGGTGATGAAAGCCTGGAGCAAGAACTTCTCCCATCACACCCACCCCAGGCAGCTTCCAGAAATGCTCACCCCTGGCTGCCCTCTCTGTTTTGAGCAGGTGCTGAACTGTTTTGAGATCtggccccaaaaatcccacagcaCTTCTGTTATCCAGCCCGAAATAGCCCCATGCCCACAATGCCATGTGCCAGAGCACGCCAGGACCACGAGGAGCACTGGGACATGGTGAGTGCccagcagccaggcacagccagggcacagccacCAGGGAGGAACGAGCTGCTTTGTGCCTCCCACTCCCCAGGAGACACCTTCCACCCTTTCCCCAGGGTTTTCCCAAGCAGAAATGATGTTTCCCATGTCCAGTATCCTTGGAAAAAAGGGTAAATGTAAGACTCTGCTGTCTCACATAACCATGTGCCATCTCACTGTGATTTTCCCAACTTAAAGCTGAGATTGGTGCTCCCAGGAAAGCTTTTGAGACCCAAAAAGGCCTCATAGTGGTGTGGACAACATGGAATGGGAATCAAAGACTGCATCTGCAGCAAAAGGGACACAAACCCATGAAGGGAAATACTGAAGAGCAGCAAATCTGAAGCCATGACAAGTTTTGGACAGATCTAGAGAACTGTGGGACTGGACTCACTCTCGAGTTCCCCTGAGCTCTAGGGGATGCAGATGAGGAGAGACTAAAATAAAGTTATCCCAGGCACCCCGATCAGCCTGGGAATGAGTGCCTTCCAGACAGACAGCTCTCCTGGCACATctgctctgagagctgctgccatgGTGTCAGTGGCAGATCGCTGCCACAGGCTGTCAGGAGCaagaggaagggctggagcaaGGCCCAGAGCTGGGAAGCACCACTGGGATGTTCACAGGGGGAAGAAGGGACCAAAAGATGGGGGTCCCCATCCTTAGATGCTCATGGCAGCTTGGGGTGGAGCTTTGATGCTTGTGCTccccctctcctgcctgtgccagaGAGGAATGTGAGCCCAGCAGAACAAGGATGTGGCAGCTCAGCACTGGACCTCCTTCCCAGAGCTGCGCCCAGCACCCAACTCACCCTGAGTTACCTTCCCCACCCAGGATCCCTGTCTGGGGAGCTCCAGCCTCCAGGAAGGGGAGAGCTGGACAGCTCAGAGTCCAGCTCAGGATGTGGCAACACCACACACGAAACTTGGGTACAGAGGGCTGGGGAGAGCCAACTCCAGGGCTAAGGACGGGGACTGAGGGATGCACAAATGCAGGAGGCATCGGGTCAGATGTCTCAAGGGGTTCCTTGTCCCTCTGTACCCCTTGAAGTGCTTGCACAGCTCTTCAGACCCTCCCCATCCACCTAGCCCACGTTGCTGAATGGTGGAGAGTGGATTTAGTGCCTTTGAAGCCCAGGCCAGGCAGGGACTCACTTGGGGGCCACAGATCAGCATCTCCAGGTTTCTCTGAGGGCttcctggagcagcctggggacCATAAGGCCTCCCCCCAGTGCCCAGAGGTCATCAAGGGGCTACACGTACCTAGCTTGGGCACTGGCTGCGTGTCCCAGAACTGGTAGCTCCTCTTGCTGGCTTCCTCCATGGTTTTGGCAGGGCCTTGACCTACAGAGAAGAGCTCAATGGCTTTCTGAATCTCCTGGATCCTCTCAGCGGGTAAAGAGTTCACCTGAGGGCACAGAAGGAGGGTGGAAAGACAAAATGAGTAAGCTGAGCCACCAGGCCTGTATGTGGGCTCCTCACCAGGGGAATCTGGAGCTGATCCTGTCATGGGGTGCTGCgaggaaagggagagcaggcagGAACCTCCCTTCCCATCCTCAATCCTTGACAGGATGCGTGAACCCTTTCACCAGCCTCACCTAGATCTGGTTTCTAGGCACTCCTAGGACAAAGGGGATGGAAgaattttctgaaaatgttcTAAGCTTCAGTTAAGTGAATGCTGTGAGCCCCAGGAGCAAACCTCCCCACTTGACATCTTGCAGAGACAGATGGATCAACCCACACCCAGCACTCAAGATTCTTTCAGTGGCTTTTCTCTCACTATTCAGCCTCCTCCCTCTAAGCTGGATCTGTATCCACAAATTGCAGCTTCCAGAGGAGTCCCTGGACACCAGGGAGTGGGACAAGGCAGAGAAGTTGAGTCAAGATGAAAGACActttcatcctcctcttcctcagggTGGATGGCTCTGCACTGAATTCCcaaccccagctcctctctgatCCCCGAGGAATTTAGTTTGAAAAACACAAAGCCCCAATTTAAAGCTCTGCAGCATCAGATGGACAAAATACTCAAAATATTTGGACAGAAGCTGGGCATCAGACAGAAAACAGCCTCTGCTGAAGTGTGTCCTCTGCCACAGCACCAGAGGGGACAAGAGGGCCAGGAGGGTCAAACCCTGTGTGTCCCATGCTGCTTCCTGAATCACTGGCTGCTGGACAGGATCAGGCAAAGCCCAGAGGGATAAGATAGACCCtgctctccccagctgctgctcttgtgATCATCGAGCAAAAAATCAACACCACCAGATGTCACCCCcgtgctgctgcaggcaggactcGGAGCTGGCAggtggcagctcctgcctgtgaCAGGCAGCTGGTGTCTGGGAAGAGGAACCTGGAGGTGCTAGTCTGACCCTGGAACGGGCTGGGATATCCAGCCAAGGACTGCATTATCCATGGCCTGCTCTGCAAACACCTTCTGCACCAACAGGAACTCCCACACacggagccaggctgggaactCACTCTAAAGCTGGAGGTTTTTGAGCAACCAAGTGCCTAAAACCAGAGCTGGGAACTCTTTCTTTGGCCTAAGTAACAGtggaggggtttgggatggggctggCTGTTGTGGGGGGGGCAGGATTCCGGGAAGGAGTTGGTCACCTTCACTGGCTGGTCCTGAGCCTGCTCAGGCTggtctcctcctcctttctctttcttccgtttgggtttctttttcttctttttggctCCGCTGTCATTTGCTGGACTCAAGCCCCTGGGGAACAAAAGAAACATCACTGGAGccttggggttttctttttggaGAACATTTGTTTGGTTTCTGGGGCACTCTAAGGAAAATGCAGGCTCCTGCTGAGTCCAAGTCTCCAGGAAGGGGAATACTCTGTGCACAGAGGGTGCAGCCAAGCGCCCACCCCAGGGCACAGAACTCCCTGGGAGCTCCCAAAAAGTGACCAGCACTAACACCTCCCACCCCACAGGTGTGCTGGGCAGTGGGGactgtgccctgtgctgcaggtgaccacatccctgctctgccaccCGTGCCCAAATCCATCCTGTGGAGTGGTGGGATGCTCAGCTTCGGCGTTTTCCTCCTCCAAGCCCAAGGACAGatgtggaagaagaaaaagggtcCAGCCCCAGGGATAAGGCCCCACAGCAGGTTCAGGCACCACAGAGAGGTCACTGGCCA
This genomic window from Anomalospiza imberbis isolate Cuckoo-Finch-1a 21T00152 chromosome 22, ASM3175350v1, whole genome shotgun sequence contains:
- the NMT1 gene encoding glycylpeptide N-tetradecanoyltransferase 1, encoding MPRGPPANRGALCCGGAARAEAPFKMADDSETAVRRPPARPSRPAAEENDHEHCSDCENEAEHGSNRGGLSPANDSGAKKKKKKPKRKKEKGGGDQPEQAQDQPVKVNSLPAERIQEIQKAIELFSVGQGPAKTMEEASKRSYQFWDTQPVPKLGEVVNTHGPVEPDKDNIRQEPYTLPQGFTWDALDLGDRGVLKELYTLLNENYVEDDDNMFRFDYSPEFLLWALRPPGWLPQWHCGVRVVSSKKLVGFISAIPATIHIYDTEKKMVEINFLCVHKKLRSKRVAPVLIREITRRVHLEGIFQAVYTAGVVLPKPVGTCRYWHRSLNPRKLIEVKFSHLSRNMTMQRTTKLYRLPETPKTPGLRPMEHKDIPAVHKLLTEYLKQFHLTPVMSREEVEHWFVPQENIIDTFVVESAPGEVTDFLSFYTLPSTIMNHPTHKSLKAAYSFYNVHTKTPLIDLMSDALILAKSKGFDVFNALDLMENKTFLEKLKFGIGDGNLQYYLYNWKCPSMAPEKVGLVLQ